Proteins from one Triticum aestivum cultivar Chinese Spring chromosome 7A, IWGSC CS RefSeq v2.1, whole genome shotgun sequence genomic window:
- the LOC123149014 gene encoding uncharacterized protein produces the protein MGRWGDLLHTSATPCRYRHTAVCSRRLHSIPPPTAMEFLLQPFNRRTLIEEVNDSEVPTEPARYPVVPVPASSLPAASASSADARICSPPHGATVERDDRPQASEHSIEQADPQAPGWTRRVRVGAAAPGRAPCLDRMTALEKLVRVFAETPGENVIVPKIGVSFDTLGEAYDFYNLYSWEKEFGIRYGKSRLNVNRAKCMQEIVCGCAGKPIAENTRSCRCECPALVRVLRSKDNGWYISEHRDQHNHSLSPTYGQTLHWPSHKHIDVYSRDLVKQLRENNVNLSKVYSIIGSFFGRWKMYDSRREHCGTCVEKLGVIRLKMMSAKQWRCFRSYALKINSSHTEYKLTRTGG, from the exons ATGGGTAGGTGGGGCGACCTCCTTCATACCTCGGCCACTCCCTGCCGCTATCGTCATACTGCAGTCTGCTCGCGGCGGCTGCACAGTATCCCGCCTCCGACGGCGATGGAGTTCTTGCTGCAGCCGTTCAACAG AAGGACTCTGATTGAGGAAGTGAATGACAGCGAGGTACCGACGGAGCCAGCCCGATATCCTGTTGTTCCCGTGCCGGCGTCGTCGTTGCCGGCGGCGAGTGCATCCAGCGCAGATGCGCGTATCTGTTCGCCGCCTCATGGAGCAACCGTAGAGCGGGATGACAGGCCGCAGGCATCTGAACACTCAATAGAGCAAGCTGATCCACAGGCTCCGGGATGGACAAGAAG GGTCAGGGTTGGGGCTGCtgcaccagggcgtgccccctgcctggATAGGATGACAGCACTTGAGAAATTGGTCAGAGTTTTTGCTGAAACTCCGGGTGAGAATGTAATTGTGCCGAAGATAGGGGTCAGCTTCGATACTCTTGGAGAAGCTTATGACTTTTACAATCTGTATTCGTGGGAGAAAGAGTTCGGCATTAGATATGGGAAAAGCAGGCTAAATGTTAACAGGGCGAAGTGCATGCAAGAGATAGTTTGTGGCTGTGCG GGGAAACCCATTGCCGAGAATACTCGATCCTGTCGATGTGAATGCCCTGCTCTAGTACGGGTGCTGCGGTCAAAAGATAATGGGTGGTATATATCAGAGCACCGGGATCAGCACAATCACTCGTTGTCACCTACGTACGGGCAGACTTTGCACTGGCCATCACACAAGCATATCGATGTATACAGCAGAGATTTGGTGAAGCAGCTGCGGGAAAATAATGTGAACCTGTCAAAAGTGTACAGCATCATAGGCAGTTTTTTTGGAAGATGGAAAATGTACGATTCACGAAGAGAGCATTGCGGAACTTGTGTGGAAAAATTGGGCGTGATCAGGCTGAAGATGATGTCCGCAAAACAATGGAGGTGTTTCAGGAGTTACGCGCTAAAGATCAACAGTTCACATACCGAGTACAAGCTGACAAGGACGGGAGGATAA